A region from the Camarhynchus parvulus chromosome 23, STF_HiC, whole genome shotgun sequence genome encodes:
- the LOC115912745 gene encoding gap junction beta-5 protein-like, producing MNWGWFEGLLRAVNVYSTAFGRIWLSLVFIFRLLVYLVAAEKVWSDDHKDFDCNTRQPGCTNVCFDHFFPISHIRLWALQLILVTCPSLLVLMHVAYREAKEERLREIQGDNYRRIYPNPAKKRGGLWWTYLLSLIFKASVDLVFLYVFFRLYRNYTLPRVVKCELLPCPNVVDCFISRPTEKNIFTLFMVVTTCVCVVLNLIEATYLIGKRCHECLEAGEGDSRRNSHDCPVSCANPVGTGGQVFHGADYKPPTATTPLTASCPSTLSKDEAGS from the coding sequence ATGAACTGGGGGTGGTTTGAGGGGCTGCTCCGTGCTGTCAATGTGTACTCCACAGCCTTCGGCCGCATCTGGCTCTCCCTGGTCTTCATCTTCCGCCTGCTGGTTTACCTGGTGGCGGCCGAGAAGGTCTGGAGCGATGACCACAAGGACTTTGACTGCAACACGCGGCAGCCGGGCTGCACCAACGTCTGCTTTGACCACTTCTTCCCCATCTCCCACATCCGCCTCTGGGCCCTGCAGCTCATCCTGGTGACGTGCCCGTCCCTCCTGGTCCTCATGCACGTGGCCTACAGGGAGGCCAAGGAGGAGAGGCTCCGTGAGATCCAAGGGGACAATTATCGCCGCATCTACCCCAACCCCGCCAAGAAGCGGGGCGGGCTCTGGTGGACGTACCTGCTCAGCCTCATCTTCAAGGCCAGCGTGGACCTGGTTTTCCTCTACGTCTTCTTCCGCCTCTACAGGAACTACACCCTGCCCCGGGTGGTGAAGTGcgagctgctgccctgccccaaCGTGGTGGACTGCTTCATCTCCCGGCCCACCGAGAAGAACATCTTCACCCTCTTCATGGTGGTCACCACCTGTGTCTGTGTGGTGCTGAACCTCATCGAGGCCACCTACCTGATTGGGAAGCGGTGCCACGAGTGCCTGGAGGCCGGAGAAGGGGACAGCAGGCGGAACAGCCACGACTGCCCCGTCTCCTGTGCCAACCCCGTGGGCACGGGTGGGCAGGTGTTCCATGGGGCAGACTACAAACCCCCCACGGCCACCACCCCGCTCACAgcctcctgtcccagcacacTGTCCAAGGATGAGGCTGGTTCCTAG
- the GJB3 gene encoding gap junction beta-3 protein isoform X2 — MDWKTLQALLSGVNKYSTAFSRIWLSMVFVFRVLVYVVAAEKVWGDEQKDFDCNTRQPGCTNVCYDHFFPISHIRLWALQLIFVTCPSLLVIMHVAYREDRERKNREKNGENCPKLYSNTGKKHGGLWWTYLFSLFFKLIIEILFLYLLHKMWDSFDLPRLVKCTNVDPCPNTVDCYIARPTEKRVFTYFMVGASSICIVLTVCEIFYLIFKRVVQRTRKWRKSTKRSVSYSKASTCHCHIKSEEKDSKSQPRGEEL; from the exons ATGGATTGGAAAACGCTGCAGGCGCTGCTCAGCGGGGTCAACAAGTACTCCACAGCCTTCAGCCGCATCTGGCTCTCCATGGTCTTTGTCTTCCGTGTGCTGGTCTATGTGGTGGCGGCTGAGAAGGTCTGGGGCGACGAGCAGAAGGACTTTGACTGCAACACGCGGCAGCCAGGCTGCACCAACGTGTGCTATGACCACTTCTTCCCCATCTCCCACATCCGCCTCTGGGCCCTGCAGCTCATCTTTGTCACTTGTCCTTCCCTCCTGGTCATCATGCACGTGGCCTACCGGGAGGACCGCGAGAGGAAGAACCGGGAGAAGAATGGAGAGAATTGCCCCAAGCTCTACAGCAACACGGGCAAGAAGCACGGCGGGCTGTGGTGGACCTACCTGTTCAGCCTCTTCTTCAAGCTCATTATAGAGATCCTGTTCCTCTACCTCCTCCACAAGATGTGGGACAGCTTCGATTTGCCACGGCTGGTCAAGTGCACCAACGTGGATCCCTGTCCCAACACCGTGGACTGCTACATCGCTCGGCCAACCGAGAAAAGGGTCTTCACCTATTTCATGGTTGGAGCCTCCTCCATCTGCATCGTCCTCACCGTCTGTGAGATCTTCTACCTCATCTTCAAGCGAGTTGTCCAGAGGACAAGGAAGTGGAGGAAATCCACCAAGCGCTCTGTCAGCTACAGCAAGGCCTCCACCTGCCACTGCCACATCAAGTCAGAGGAGAAGGACAGCAAGTCCCAGCCTAG AGGAGAAGAGCTGTGA
- the GJB3 gene encoding gap junction beta-3 protein isoform X1, with protein sequence MDWKTLQALLSGVNKYSTAFSRIWLSMVFVFRVLVYVVAAEKVWGDEQKDFDCNTRQPGCTNVCYDHFFPISHIRLWALQLIFVTCPSLLVIMHVAYREDRERKNREKNGENCPKLYSNTGKKHGGLWWTYLFSLFFKLIIEILFLYLLHKMWDSFDLPRLVKCTNVDPCPNTVDCYIARPTEKRVFTYFMVGASSICIVLTVCEIFYLIFKRVVQRTRKWRKSTKRSVSYSKASTCHCHIKSEEKDSKSQPRCVAALTAL encoded by the coding sequence ATGGATTGGAAAACGCTGCAGGCGCTGCTCAGCGGGGTCAACAAGTACTCCACAGCCTTCAGCCGCATCTGGCTCTCCATGGTCTTTGTCTTCCGTGTGCTGGTCTATGTGGTGGCGGCTGAGAAGGTCTGGGGCGACGAGCAGAAGGACTTTGACTGCAACACGCGGCAGCCAGGCTGCACCAACGTGTGCTATGACCACTTCTTCCCCATCTCCCACATCCGCCTCTGGGCCCTGCAGCTCATCTTTGTCACTTGTCCTTCCCTCCTGGTCATCATGCACGTGGCCTACCGGGAGGACCGCGAGAGGAAGAACCGGGAGAAGAATGGAGAGAATTGCCCCAAGCTCTACAGCAACACGGGCAAGAAGCACGGCGGGCTGTGGTGGACCTACCTGTTCAGCCTCTTCTTCAAGCTCATTATAGAGATCCTGTTCCTCTACCTCCTCCACAAGATGTGGGACAGCTTCGATTTGCCACGGCTGGTCAAGTGCACCAACGTGGATCCCTGTCCCAACACCGTGGACTGCTACATCGCTCGGCCAACCGAGAAAAGGGTCTTCACCTATTTCATGGTTGGAGCCTCCTCCATCTGCATCGTCCTCACCGTCTGTGAGATCTTCTACCTCATCTTCAAGCGAGTTGTCCAGAGGACAAGGAAGTGGAGGAAATCCACCAAGCGCTCTGTCAGCTACAGCAAGGCCTCCACCTGCCACTGCCACATCAAGTCAGAGGAGAAGGACAGCAAGTCCCAGCCTAGGTGTGTGGCAGCCCTGACTGCTCTCTGA
- the GJA4 gene encoding LOW QUALITY PROTEIN: gap junction alpha-4 protein (The sequence of the model RefSeq protein was modified relative to this genomic sequence to represent the inferred CDS: substituted 1 base at 1 genomic stop codon): protein MGDWEFLQKLLDQVQEHSTVIGKIWLTVLFIFRILILGLAGESVWGDEQSDFVCNTRQPGCTNVCYDKAFPISHIRYWVLQFLFVSTPTLIYLGHVVYLSRKEEKLKKKESELRAVHSKDPKIEQALAALEKKMSKIYMTESGRLKIXGALMWTYITSVICKSIFEAGFLVGQWYLYGFSMVPRYVCKRDPCPHQVDCFISRPTEKSIFIIFMLVMGLISLVLNLLELFHLCCKSLLSNIKKVSGPAGPSQDTFVDDMVSSPYSPKHYPFLPMAESHAPSYQTYNKLSSEQNWANYRNEENLALGSGSRPLSDPYAPGAAEASAPEEKLGSRPGSSASKKQYV, encoded by the coding sequence ATGGGTGACTGGGAATTCCTGCAGAAACTGCTGGACCAAGTCCAGGAGCATTCGACAGTGATCGGGAAGATCTGGCTCACCGTGCTCTTCATCTTCCGCATCCTCATCCTGGGCCTGGCCGGCGAGTCCGTGTGGGGGGACGAGCAGTCGGATTTCGTGTGTAACACCAGGCAGCCGGGCTGCACCAACGTCTGCTATGACAAAGCCTTCCCCATCTCCCACATCCGCTACTGGGTGCTCCAGTTCCTCTTTGTCAGCACCCCGACCCTGATTTACCTGGGCCACGTTGTCTATCTCTCCCGCaaggaggagaagctgaagaagaaggagagCGAGCTTCGCGCTGTGCACAGCAAGGATCCGAAGATCGAGcaggccctggcagccctggagaagAAGATGTCCAAGATCTACATGACAGAGAGCGGGCGGCTCAAGATCTGAGGGGCGCTGATGTGGACCTACATCACCAGTGTCATCTGCAAGAGCATCTTTGAGGCCGGTTTCCTCGTGGGCCAGTGGTACCTGTACGGCTTCTCCATGGTGCCCCGCTACGTGTGCAAGAGGGACCCCTGCCCCCATCAGGTGGACTGCTTCATCTCCCGCCCCACCGAGAAGAgcatcttcatcatcttcatgcTGGTGATGGGCCTGATCTCCTTAGTCCTGAACCTCCTGGAGCTCTTCCACCTCTGCTGCAAGAGCCTGCTTAGCAACATCAAGAAAGTGTCGGGGCCAGCTGGACCGAGCCAGGACACCTTTGTGGATGACATGGTCTCGAGTCCCTACTCTCCCAAGCACTATCccttcctgcccatggctgagAGCCATGCACCCTCCTACCAGACCTACAACAAGCTCTCCAGCGAGCAGAACTGGGCCAACTACCGCAACGAGGAGAACCTGgccctgggcagtggcagcaggcCCCTGTCGGACCCCTACGCCCCCGGGGCTGCTGAAGCCTCTGCCCCGGAGGAGAAGCTGGGCAGCCGGCCCGGGAGCTCAGCCTCCAAAAAGCAATACGTGTAG